CAAACACTGATGCTCGACAACCGCTGGCGAGGGGAAGGCGGCTCGCCCTATGCGACCACAAGTGACGGGGGGGGCAACTTCTACCTCGACGGTGTGTTCGTCGGCCCGCGGGTCCGGTGCGTTGCCTTCCTCGGCACGCTCAGCGGGCAGTCCAGGTCGCTCGACCTGACGCCGGCCGGGGTCGCCGAGGCGGGCGAGATCCTGCTGGCCGGCCGCGCGGCCGGCTCGGGCATCATTCGGGGACGCCTCACGGATGAGCAGGACCTGCCCCTGGCCGGCCGCGCCATCACGGTGCGCGTCGAGCGAGTCACACAGGAGATGGTGACCGACGCCGGCGGCGGGTACACCCTGACCGATATGCCGACCGACCGACCGGTCACCGTCACGATCGACGTGCCCACGTACGGCACATGGTCGCGGGCCACGACAGCAGACGATTTCGCCTGCGACTTCCAGCTCGTTCCTCAGGGCTGGGGCGCTCTGGGGCACGAAGCGCCGCCGCTGTTTGCCGCGACGTGGTTCAATCACGCGCCGACGACCTGGAAGGACCTCCGAGGCCGGGTGGCTCTGCTGACGTTCCGCGATTTCCGGATGGACGGCGACGCGGGCCTGGCGACGATCCGCCACCTTCTGGCGGACTTCGGTGCGAGGGGGCTGGTGGTCATCGCGGTCTACAATCACCTGCCCGGCGGCGGGGGCGTCGCGCAGGATCTCGTTACGGCCCACATCACAGGCGTCTTTGAAGGGGCGCCCATCGCGGGCATGCTGGATTCCGATCCGGCGCTGGTGGCCGACCTGATGCCGCCGGGGCGGCCGCCCGGCGTGGCGGCCGGGGCGACCCATTGGCTGTATCAGGTTCACGAGCGACCGGCGTCGTTCCTGATCGACAAGAAGGGCATCGTCCGCCATATGACGGCGAAGGAGAACAACCTGCGAGAGTGGATCGTAGAACTGCTTGAAGAATAGCGCATCAATTTCTTCGCAAGTGTTACTCTCAACGGTAGGACGTGCCTTATAGCTATGGCTGAAGATCTCAAATCAAGGACATGGCTATGAATCTTGTGCTGGTCATCCTGCAAGTCGCGGTGCTTTTGACGATCCTCTTTGCCTACGGCCGGGATTAGACCTGCGACCGTGCGATTCACTTCTGTCAGCTCGCCTCCGCGAGGGCCTTCTCGATTTCATCCACAAGCTCGGCCCCGAGCGGCTCGACCTTGGAGTCATACCGGCCGATCACATTGCCGTCGCGACCGACCAGGAACTTGTTGAAATTCCAGGTGACCGGTCCGGGCGAGCCGGTATGCGCCGGGGCCGCCTCGGTGAGGAACTTGTAGAGGGGG
The window above is part of the Anaerobaca lacustris genome. Proteins encoded here:
- a CDS encoding carboxypeptidase-like regulatory domain-containing protein; amino-acid sequence: MDRRWHFTLAAVAVAFVAAIAGGWALRHLAGQGPAERAGPDVSVVDPCAGPDLEARVVRVDAFADRVAEIDAGGETAPIEPNDLPTAVAPSEPNLTVPAAEFPAGPAPVEPTVLQGEPPANLIDIFLVDSEMRPIPGFVTLEGMVGDPDVEPSAFFSIPEPVFQPPGGLLGSACDESGLLGRRFIWRRDPKSPELTVVLEGGAAVFGRVLGTDRKPVGGARIALQTLMLDNRWRGEGGSPYATTSDGGGNFYLDGVFVGPRVRCVAFLGTLSGQSRSLDLTPAGVAEAGEILLAGRAAGSGIIRGRLTDEQDLPLAGRAITVRVERVTQEMVTDAGGGYTLTDMPTDRPVTVTIDVPTYGTWSRATTADDFACDFQLVPQGWGALGHEAPPLFAATWFNHAPTTWKDLRGRVALLTFRDFRMDGDAGLATIRHLLADFGARGLVVIAVYNHLPGGGGVAQDLVTAHITGVFEGAPIAGMLDSDPALVADLMPPGRPPGVAAGATHWLYQVHERPASFLIDKKGIVRHMTAKENNLREWIVELLEE